From Leucoraja erinacea ecotype New England unplaced genomic scaffold, Leri_hhj_1 Leri_125S, whole genome shotgun sequence, a single genomic window includes:
- the LOC129715575 gene encoding gastrula zinc finger protein XlCGF8.2DB-like — protein MTGHKKEKHYECGVCGQAWQSPSDLETHQRVHTGERPFDCSECGKSFTRSNNLLRHNRVHSSERPFTCSDCGKSFKTANYLKRHRRVHTGEKPYDCSTCGKSFAWLSGLRDHRQVHSSERPFTCVVCSKDFKLSRDLKVHRRLHTGERPYTCSDCGKGFIQSSNLLVHQRTHTGERPYTCSHCGKGFTHSGNLLVHQRTHTGERPYTCTQCGKGFTHSSHLLKHQRTHTGERPFTCTQCGKGFTQSSHLLKHQRTHTGERPYTCAQCGKGFIHSTSLLEHHRTHTGERPFTCAQCGKGFTRSSNLLRHQRTHTGERPFTCAQCGKGFTRSSKLLSHQRVHDSDSPVPSPVCGEHFATASHALSHQHVQTCGQP, from the coding sequence atgacggggcacaagaAGGAGAAGCATTATGAGTGCGGCGTGTGTGGCCAGGCCTGGCAGAGCCCCAGTGATCTGGagacccaccagcgggtgcacacgggagaacgccccttcgactgctcagagtgcggcaagagcttcacccgctccaacaACCTGCTGCGGCACAACCGCGTGCACTCCAgcgagaggcccttcacctgctccgactgcggcaagagcttcaagacggcGAATTACCTGAAGAgacaccggcgggtgcacacgggcgagaagccctatgactgctccacctgcggcaagagctttgcctGGTTGTCAGGGCTGCGGGACCACCGgcaggtgcacagcagtgagcggcccttcacctgcgtGGTCTGCAGCAAAGACTTCAAGTTGTCCAGggacctgaaggtgcacaggcgcctgcacactggggagcggccctacacctgcagcgactgcggcaagggcttcatccagtccagcaacctgctggtgcaccagcgcacccacaccggcgagcgcccctacacctgcagccactgcggcaagggcttcacccactccggcaacctgctggtgcaccagcgcacccacaccggcgagcgcccctacacctgcacccagtgcggcaagggcttcacccactccagccacctgctgaagcaccaacgcacccacaccggcgagcgtcccttcacctgcacccagtgcggcaagggcttcacccagtccagtcacctgctgaagcaccagcgcacccataccggcgagcgcccctatacctgcgcccagtgcggcaagggcttcatccaCTCCAccagcctgctggagcaccaccGCACCCACACaggcgagcgccccttcacctgcgcccagtgcggcaagggcttcacccgctccagcaacctgctgaggcaccagcgcacccacaccggcgagcgtcccttcacctgcgcccagtgcggcaagggcttcacccgctcctccaagctgctgtcccaccagcgggtgcacgacAGCGACAGTCCCGTCCctagcccggtgtgtggagagcacTTTGCTACggcctcccacgccctgtctcaccagcacgtgCAAACCTGTGGCCAGCCCTAG